TCGAGTTCAGGGTTGCCGCTTCCTCTTCGGTGATGGTCACCACTTTCTTGTTGAAGTTCTCCATCTGCACATCAATGGCCTCCAGCAACTTCAAGCCTGCTTTGGTAATAAACACATCCACCAAACGCTTGTCTACCGAACACGTTTTGCGGCTTACCAGACCTTTCTGCACCAATCTGTCCACAATACGCGAAGCGTCTGACATCTTGTCCAACATTCGTCCGCGGATGCATGACGTACTCAGCGGCTTCGGTGTACTTCCGCGCAGAATACGAAGCACATTATATTGCTGATTGGTGAGCTTGTGCGGTTTCAGCAGGTCATTCAACATGCTTCGGATCCAACTGTCGGTAAACATGATATTCACCACGGCTTTATGACGCTCGCTCGAAAAGCCTTTCTCCTGCTTTATTTCCTCTTCTAATTTCATGGACTCCAATGCCTGCATCGTATCACAGACAACCCAAATATAAGATCAATGTTCAAACGTTGAGTTCGCCACCCGCTCAACAACTTATTTATTGAGTGGGACCTGCAGAATATACGGGTTGAAAACCTGTGAGATATAAAGATTCCCGTTATAGATCAGTCCAGTGGAAGCTGCGCTGAGAATGGTTCCCGCGTCCACGTAAAGGGTGTCGATGGCTTCGGTTTCAAGATTTACCGTAT
The window above is part of the Flavobacteriales bacterium genome. Proteins encoded here:
- a CDS encoding MarR family transcriptional regulator, with protein sequence MKLEEEIKQEKGFSSERHKAVVNIMFTDSWIRSMLNDLLKPHKLTNQQYNVLRILRGSTPKPLSTSCIRGRMLDKMSDASRIVDRLVQKGLVSRKTCSVDKRLVDVFITKAGLKLLEAIDVQMENFNKKVVTITEEEAATLNSILDKLRG